One part of the Arachidicoccus terrestris genome encodes these proteins:
- a CDS encoding SRPBCC family protein produces MKYLKLAIFSIGSLFLLVTCIGLLFPSRVTVIRSASFNQPIDSVYPMLHDLSNWHYWLFDSTHPGKLLTTSSIGPGASIQVGSSKITITHDSAYYIESTWHGSKSNDQICGWRLSQDPNTPGTMLRWHYTQHLDWYPWERVGAVLNEKILGPSMDSSMARLKRHFEQQRE; encoded by the coding sequence ATGAAATATCTAAAATTAGCCATATTCAGCATAGGCAGCCTCTTTTTACTGGTCACCTGCATTGGGTTGTTGTTCCCATCCAGGGTTACGGTGATCCGTTCAGCTTCCTTCAACCAGCCAATTGACAGCGTGTATCCGATGCTTCATGATCTGAGCAACTGGCATTACTGGCTCTTTGACAGTACACATCCCGGCAAGCTATTAACAACCAGCAGTATAGGCCCGGGCGCCTCCATTCAGGTGGGTTCCAGCAAGATCACAATAACCCATGACAGCGCTTATTATATTGAGTCAACCTGGCACGGCAGTAAATCCAATGACCAGATCTGTGGCTGGCGGCTGTCGCAAGACCCCAACACCCCCGGAACGATGCTAAGATGGCATTATACCCAGCATCTGGATTGGTACCCATGGGAAAGGGTCGGGGCTGTACTCAATGAAAAAATATTAGGTCCTTCCATGGACAGTAGTATGGCCAGGTTAAAACGACATTTTGAACAGCAAAGGGAATAA
- the pdxA gene encoding 4-hydroxythreonine-4-phosphate dehydrogenase PdxA produces the protein MSQELFRPVIGLSCGDLNGIGLEIIIKSLSDNRILDVCTPIIYANSKCLNFYRKSIHDNNFQFSIIREDGKLNYKQANLINCWEDEVAIHPGQLEPEAGKYAFLSLQAAVNDLKSDRIQGLVTAPIHKMTIQSDQFHYSGHTPYLRDCFEASDVVMMMVAENMRVAVVTEHIPISEVAVHITSEAILSKLRIMHSSLQRDFNINKPKIAVLGLNPHAGDEGLIGNEEEKIILPTIKEAKQKGILAFGPYSADAFFARGSYQQFDAVLAMYHDQGLIPFKSLAGGEGVNFTAGLPVVRTSPDHGTAFDIAGKGIAKHESFLTALYSCVDLIRERKIFDENHANPMQKRSSRVLANLEDERVTEE, from the coding sequence ATGAGTCAGGAACTTTTTAGACCTGTTATCGGCTTAAGTTGCGGTGACCTCAATGGCATCGGTTTAGAGATTATTATTAAATCCCTGAGTGACAATAGGATATTAGATGTCTGCACGCCGATCATCTATGCCAATAGTAAATGTCTGAATTTCTATCGTAAATCCATTCATGATAATAATTTCCAGTTTTCGATTATCCGGGAAGACGGAAAACTCAATTACAAGCAGGCAAACCTGATTAATTGCTGGGAAGATGAAGTAGCTATTCATCCGGGTCAGCTGGAACCGGAAGCAGGCAAATATGCCTTTTTATCTCTTCAGGCAGCCGTAAACGACCTTAAATCAGATCGTATACAGGGGCTGGTTACCGCGCCTATCCATAAAATGACCATCCAGTCCGATCAATTTCATTATAGTGGGCATACGCCTTATCTCAGGGATTGTTTTGAAGCGTCAGATGTAGTGATGATGATGGTCGCAGAAAACATGCGGGTGGCTGTCGTTACGGAACATATTCCCATATCGGAAGTGGCTGTACATATTACCAGCGAGGCCATCTTAAGCAAGTTACGCATTATGCACAGTAGCCTACAGCGGGATTTTAATATAAACAAACCAAAAATCGCCGTACTTGGGCTCAATCCCCACGCAGGTGACGAAGGTCTGATTGGAAATGAGGAAGAGAAGATTATCCTACCTACCATAAAAGAAGCCAAACAAAAAGGCATACTTGCCTTTGGCCCATACAGTGCCGACGCATTTTTTGCCCGGGGCTCCTACCAGCAGTTTGACGCAGTATTAGCCATGTACCATGACCAGGGTCTGATTCCTTTTAAATCACTGGCCGGCGGTGAAGGCGTAAACTTCACCGCCGGCCTGCCCGTTGTACGCACCAGTCCTGACCATGGAACCGCTTTTGACATCGCAGGAAAAGGTATCGCCAAACATGAATCCTTCCTGACAGCCTTATATAGTTGCGTTGACCTGATCAGGGAAAGAAAGATTTTTGACGAAAACCACGCCAATCCGATGCAGAAAAGAAGCAGCAGGGTACTTGCCAACCTGGAAGATGAACGCGTAACAGAAGAATAA
- a CDS encoding UDP-2,3-diacylglucosamine diphosphatase has product MVNTSLHNIALSDASPDRQIYFLSDFHLGAPDYAGSLIREKKILRFLDHIEGRVAALFLLGDMFDFWYEYKQVVPKHFVRLLGKLATMADKGIPIHFFVGNHDMWMKDYFEKELGIKVYFHEAGFTANGRRFYIAHGDGLGPGDKGYKFLKKIFRSKFCNWLFGKLHPDWGIGLAGYFSRKSRAKTGSADAVWMGESEEWLVVHSKEILRREFFDYFIYGHRHYPIQLDLTKNSQYINLGDWITNFTYGSFDGSQMQLKKWEDE; this is encoded by the coding sequence ATGGTAAATACATCCCTGCATAATATTGCCTTGAGTGATGCCAGTCCGGACAGGCAGATCTATTTTCTTTCTGATTTCCATCTGGGGGCACCGGACTATGCCGGTAGTCTGATTAGAGAAAAGAAGATCCTCCGTTTTCTGGATCATATTGAAGGCCGGGTGGCAGCGCTATTTTTGCTGGGAGATATGTTTGATTTCTGGTATGAATATAAGCAGGTGGTCCCTAAACATTTTGTCAGGCTGCTGGGGAAACTGGCTACCATGGCGGATAAGGGCATTCCGATCCATTTTTTTGTGGGCAACCATGATATGTGGATGAAAGACTATTTTGAGAAAGAACTGGGCATTAAAGTTTATTTTCACGAGGCCGGTTTTACAGCGAATGGCAGACGGTTCTATATCGCTCACGGTGATGGATTGGGGCCGGGAGATAAAGGCTATAAGTTCTTGAAAAAGATATTCAGGAGTAAGTTTTGCAACTGGCTTTTTGGGAAGTTACATCCTGATTGGGGGATTGGTCTGGCAGGTTATTTCAGTCGTAAAAGCAGAGCGAAAACCGGTAGTGCGGACGCTGTATGGATGGGCGAAAGCGAAGAATGGCTGGTTGTGCATTCCAAAGAGATACTGCGTCGGGAATTCTTTGATTATTTTATCTATGGGCACCGGCATTATCCGATCCAGCTGGATCTGACTAAAAATAGTCAGTATATCAATCTTGGGGACTGGATCACCAATTTTACCTATGGCAGCTTTGATGGAAGCCAAATGCAGCTAAAAAAATGGGAGGATGAATAA
- a CDS encoding aldose 1-epimerase family protein: MYIIQNEQLEIVVAAKGAELQKIYNKETGLDYLWSGDPAFWGKHSPVLFPIVGTLKDGSYLYNNQTYHLSRHGFARDLEFTVIHQSEAAISFSLQQTAATLEQYPFYFELRIHYRVKENRLHIQYEVLNQDEKTLWFSIGAHPAFKVPLVKGTSFEDYVLCFNEFENTGRYPLTDDGLLAEDPQIFLQNTDELPLKKSLFYEDALVFKTLQSSSIKLESPKTENGLTVDFKGFPYMGIWSARDADFVCIEPWLGITDSVTTSGKLEEKEGILSLAPGETFTADWAIMTW, from the coding sequence ATGTACATAATACAAAATGAACAATTAGAAATTGTAGTCGCCGCCAAAGGAGCGGAATTGCAGAAAATATATAATAAAGAAACGGGCCTGGATTATCTATGGAGTGGGGATCCTGCCTTTTGGGGAAAGCACAGTCCTGTACTATTCCCTATTGTAGGAACACTTAAAGATGGCAGTTACTTATACAATAACCAAACATATCATCTCTCCCGTCATGGTTTTGCCAGAGACCTGGAATTTACCGTTATCCACCAGTCAGAGGCTGCCATCAGTTTTTCGCTGCAGCAAACCGCAGCCACGCTGGAGCAATACCCTTTTTATTTTGAGCTGAGGATCCACTACCGGGTAAAGGAAAACCGTCTGCATATTCAGTATGAAGTGTTGAATCAGGATGAAAAAACACTATGGTTTTCTATTGGCGCGCATCCTGCATTCAAGGTACCCTTAGTTAAAGGAACCAGCTTTGAAGATTATGTCCTTTGCTTTAATGAGTTTGAGAATACAGGACGCTATCCGTTAACCGATGATGGCCTTCTGGCAGAAGATCCACAGATCTTCCTGCAAAATACCGATGAGCTCCCACTTAAAAAGTCCTTATTTTACGAAGATGCGCTGGTCTTCAAAACCCTGCAATCCAGTTCAATTAAACTGGAAAGCCCTAAAACAGAAAACGGGCTGACTGTTGATTTCAAAGGTTTTCCTTATATGGGTATCTGGAGTGCCAGAGATGCCGATTTTGTGTGTATCGAACCTTGGCTGGGAATTACTGATAGCGTCACTACTTCCGGTAAGCTGGAGGAAAAAGAAGGTATCCTCTCATTAGCACCGGGTGAGACATTTACGGCAGACTGGGCAATCATGACTTGGTAA
- a CDS encoding mechanosensitive ion channel family protein gives MSDRILQQMILSNTVGAWLIAIAVVLFMVLFSKGISKLVAWFSVRYLTKVDHHNFKESINDRLVRPLSRFLFWLITIIALHKLVFPQALDFVILKGHFSDVIHKLALAFLVFLFFNMLIGVVYMTAAVFKRSATRRGDRSLIQLASLLSDLVKALLVVLCILVIFKVIFNITGASLATSVGLVTAALALAAKDTVENIICSIIILLDKPFLIGDYITVNGTSGNVERIGLRRTVLRTDQKTLASVPNRDLTGNKLENVSDQTFRRFRQEIRLAPETTALQLNQLVDAIKEIIAGEGATITSNTIFFKTTGNQGHTIFMEYFVGISMAYADFCILNQKINLAVVARMEKLQIKQISLSVELSK, from the coding sequence ATGTCAGACAGAATTCTACAGCAAATGATCTTAAGCAATACAGTCGGAGCCTGGTTGATCGCCATCGCAGTTGTGTTGTTTATGGTGCTTTTTTCAAAGGGCATTTCTAAATTAGTTGCCTGGTTCAGCGTTCGTTATCTGACCAAAGTAGACCATCATAATTTTAAAGAATCCATTAACGACAGGCTCGTCAGACCGCTCAGTCGTTTTTTGTTCTGGTTAATAACGATTATTGCCTTACATAAACTTGTTTTTCCACAGGCATTAGACTTTGTAATTCTTAAAGGGCACTTTAGTGATGTTATTCATAAACTGGCATTGGCATTTCTGGTTTTCCTGTTTTTTAATATGCTGATTGGCGTGGTCTATATGACGGCCGCGGTCTTTAAAAGATCCGCTACCCGCAGAGGGGATCGCTCTTTGATCCAGCTGGCATCTTTGCTGTCGGATCTGGTCAAGGCATTATTGGTCGTTTTATGTATTCTGGTTATCTTTAAAGTCATCTTTAACATCACTGGTGCATCTTTGGCTACCAGCGTCGGACTTGTGACGGCTGCTCTTGCATTGGCTGCGAAGGATACGGTAGAAAATATTATCTGCTCCATCATTATCCTGCTTGATAAACCGTTTTTAATCGGAGATTATATAACGGTTAATGGTACCAGTGGTAATGTAGAACGAATCGGGCTCCGGCGTACAGTGCTCCGGACAGATCAGAAGACGCTGGCCAGCGTGCCTAACAGGGACCTGACAGGTAATAAACTGGAAAATGTCAGCGATCAGACTTTCCGAAGGTTCAGGCAGGAGATCCGGCTGGCCCCGGAGACGACTGCACTGCAACTGAACCAATTGGTAGATGCCATCAAAGAGATCATAGCAGGTGAAGGAGCTACGATCACTTCTAATACAATCTTTTTTAAGACCACCGGTAACCAGGGGCATACCATATTTATGGAGTACTTTGTCGGCATTTCTATGGCTTATGCTGACTTCTGTATACTAAATCAAAAAATAAATCTGGCTGTCGTTGCGAGGATGGAAAAATTACAGATTAAGCAGATTTCTCTATCGGTTGAATTAAGTAAGTGA
- a CDS encoding glycosyltransferase family 2 protein, producing MKLSVIIVNYNVRYFLAHCLASVSHAIQGMEAEVIVVDNCSCDGSLDYLKEKFPEVHFIANTENTGFARANNLALGQAKGDFVLYLNPDTLVSDSAIQSCLSFFESNATVGALGVKMVDGSGRFLPESKRAFPSPLVSFFKLCGLSKLFPGSRLFGKYSLGYLNENLIHEVEVLAGAFMMARTPLLKDSQGFDERYFMYGEDIDLSYCLQQTGYKNYYLGNVSIIHFKGESAQKGSANHLKNFYKAMILFVDKYYKGWSGVVYRGFLKTAIAGRYLLSIIASGWQPGKNKRNAGVAPDLSSYSSIELLGDAASATQAGQIWEKYAPDTSIHYTPAKGALMATPLEKNGNRAWVLCIGPQFTYDAAIHFLQRHAPVRHVYWHYLNFDSLISSSDKKGLGEVLVG from the coding sequence TTGAAACTAAGTGTCATTATTGTCAATTATAATGTCAGGTATTTCCTGGCGCACTGTCTGGCTTCTGTATCTCATGCAATACAGGGAATGGAAGCAGAAGTAATCGTCGTGGACAACTGTTCGTGTGACGGAAGCCTGGATTATCTGAAAGAAAAATTTCCCGAAGTTCATTTTATTGCCAACACAGAAAATACCGGATTTGCCAGAGCCAACAATCTCGCCCTGGGCCAGGCAAAAGGAGATTTTGTCCTTTATCTTAATCCCGATACGCTGGTATCTGACAGCGCCATTCAAAGCTGCTTGTCTTTTTTTGAAAGTAACGCCACAGTAGGTGCTTTAGGTGTTAAGATGGTAGATGGCAGTGGCCGGTTCCTTCCAGAGAGTAAAAGAGCCTTTCCCTCACCTTTGGTTTCTTTTTTTAAACTCTGTGGCCTTTCCAAGTTATTCCCCGGCTCCCGTTTGTTTGGAAAATATTCCTTAGGATATCTCAATGAGAACCTGATCCACGAGGTTGAGGTATTGGCAGGAGCGTTTATGATGGCCCGCACACCACTGCTTAAGGACAGCCAGGGATTTGATGAAAGGTACTTTATGTATGGAGAAGATATTGACCTGAGTTATTGCCTGCAGCAAACAGGCTATAAAAACTACTATTTAGGGAATGTCTCTATTATCCATTTTAAAGGAGAAAGTGCCCAAAAAGGAAGCGCGAATCATTTGAAAAACTTCTACAAAGCCATGATCCTTTTTGTTGATAAGTATTATAAAGGATGGTCGGGCGTTGTTTACCGGGGTTTTCTGAAAACAGCTATTGCCGGCAGATATCTTTTGAGTATAATCGCCTCCGGATGGCAACCGGGCAAAAACAAAAGAAACGCAGGCGTCGCGCCAGATCTGAGCAGTTATTCCAGTATTGAGCTGTTAGGCGATGCGGCTTCTGCGACGCAAGCCGGACAGATATGGGAAAAATACGCACCCGATACCTCTATTCATTATACACCTGCTAAAGGCGCGCTAATGGCCACTCCTCTTGAGAAAAATGGCAACCGGGCCTGGGTATTATGTATTGGCCCGCAATTTACCTATGATGCTGCCATACATTTTTTGCAGCGGCACGCACCGGTACGCCATGTGTACTGGCATTACCTGAATTTTGACAGCCTGATCAGTTCCAGTGATAAAAAAGGGCTGGGCGAGGTGCTGGTAGGGTAA
- a CDS encoding ABC transporter permease, which produces MSKYKYSQVKAMLAIARGSFKSSLRSPSTVIFSIGFPLVFILAFAFLGSGSGPRINIAIHTQADTTSEVYRALKTAPGIRIKNEHGELLSEDLEKGRITAIVNIQRTGKENPAYIIHLTTSSAVNPASVEVLQSYLNAEADALNKTYFPHAEAVVNVSDDIEKLPGRTYRTIDFILPGQLGFSLLSAGIFGVAFLFFNLRQQLVLKRFFATPISRTFIILGEALSRVVFQLLAAIVIIIIGVVFFKFTLVHGWITFIEIMILSFISLIVFMGCGFIVSGLSKSESTIPPFANIFTLPQFLLAGTFFPIENFPKWLQPLCNILPLTHFNNAMRNISFEGASLLSCWPDIANLLIWGVIVYAIAIKVFKWE; this is translated from the coding sequence ATGTCTAAATACAAATACAGTCAGGTAAAAGCAATGCTGGCTATTGCAAGGGGCTCATTTAAGTCCTCTCTGCGCTCTCCTTCTACGGTTATCTTCAGTATTGGATTCCCCCTGGTTTTTATTCTGGCATTTGCCTTTCTGGGTAGTGGTTCCGGCCCCCGCATCAATATCGCTATTCATACACAGGCCGACACCACCAGTGAGGTCTACCGGGCTTTAAAGACAGCACCTGGCATCCGGATCAAAAATGAACATGGCGAATTATTAAGTGAAGACCTGGAAAAAGGCCGGATCACAGCCATCGTCAATATTCAGAGAACCGGCAAAGAGAACCCCGCTTATATCATTCACCTCACGACGTCTTCTGCAGTCAATCCTGCTTCAGTTGAAGTATTACAGTCGTATCTGAATGCAGAAGCCGATGCCCTAAACAAAACTTATTTTCCACACGCTGAGGCGGTGGTAAATGTGAGTGATGATATTGAAAAATTACCAGGCAGAACTTACCGCACGATCGATTTTATTCTACCCGGACAGCTTGGCTTCTCTCTGCTCAGTGCCGGTATTTTCGGCGTCGCTTTTTTATTCTTTAATCTGCGGCAGCAGCTGGTACTCAAACGCTTTTTTGCCACGCCGATTTCCAGAACTTTTATCATTTTGGGCGAAGCCCTAAGCCGGGTCGTCTTTCAGTTACTGGCAGCTATTGTCATTATCATTATAGGAGTCGTGTTTTTTAAGTTTACGCTGGTACATGGCTGGATCACTTTTATAGAAATAATGATACTTAGCTTTATCTCGCTGATCGTGTTTATGGGCTGCGGCTTTATCGTCAGCGGGCTTTCCAAATCCGAGAGTACCATCCCTCCCTTCGCCAACATCTTTACCCTGCCTCAGTTTTTGTTGGCAGGCACTTTTTTCCCGATTGAGAATTTCCCCAAATGGTTACAACCGCTCTGTAATATATTGCCACTCACTCATTTTAATAATGCGATGCGTAACATATCATTCGAAGGGGCAAGTCTGTTGAGTTGCTGGCCGGATATCGCTAACCTCCTTATCTGGGGAGTAATCGTTTATGCCATCGCCATCAAAGTATTTAAATGGGAGTAA
- the ftsH gene encoding ATP-dependent zinc metalloprotease FtsH has product MAQNNDKRRIPNLGGGLGSNNNGRKPSKGPSIYWIYGLIVIAIIGYSYFAKNSPDMVTITQPTFTQDLLAQGDVTKLELVDNAESYVRVYINKDSLGKPFYKQTFKGRMVNLENYSSAPLFQFRVVDLKGFQAQLNDFLAANPQIKQPDIGVVSDTNFWSSPIFSTLITLVGLALIWILMMRKMSGGMGGGAGGGGGIFSVGKSKAQLFEKGSKMDITFKDVAGLDEAKVEVMEIVDFLKSPKKYTNLGGKIPKGALLVGPPGTGKTLLAKAMAGEAQVPFFSMSGSDFVEMFVGVGASRVRDLFKQAREKAPCIIFIDEIDAIGRARGKNAMMSNDERENTLNQLLVEMDGFGGDSGIIILAATNRPDVLDSALLRPGRFDRQISIDRPDVKGREDIFRVHLKPIKVSQTLDIHKLAEQTPGFAGADIANICNEAALIAARKGKEAVDMSDFNDAIDRVIGGLEKKNKIIAPHEKEIIAYHEAGHAICGWFLEHAYPLLKVTIVPRGTAALGYAQYTPKEQYLYNTDQLLDQICMTLGGRASEQIFFGKISTGASNDLQQVTRTAYSMITVYGMNEKVGNLSYYDPQQENQFTKPFSEETGKLIDEQARELVEKAYKRTLALLTERKSEVERLAKALLEKEVLFKSDVEALVGKRPHDDEPEEEDPQPAGLSEGVPPYDGSIKQIPSASSDDQQNKSNIA; this is encoded by the coding sequence ATGGCACAAAACAACGATAAAAGAAGAATACCAAACCTCGGAGGAGGCCTTGGGTCTAATAATAATGGCCGCAAACCCTCTAAAGGTCCAAGTATTTACTGGATATACGGTTTAATTGTCATTGCCATTATCGGCTACAGCTATTTTGCAAAAAACAGCCCTGATATGGTGACGATCACACAACCCACTTTTACACAGGACCTGTTGGCACAAGGAGATGTAACCAAACTGGAGTTAGTAGACAATGCAGAAAGCTATGTCAGGGTCTATATCAATAAAGATAGTCTGGGCAAGCCTTTTTACAAACAGACTTTCAAAGGCCGGATGGTCAACCTGGAAAATTACAGCAGCGCACCGCTTTTCCAGTTCAGGGTTGTCGATCTAAAAGGCTTTCAGGCTCAATTGAATGATTTTCTGGCAGCCAATCCGCAGATTAAACAGCCGGATATAGGCGTTGTCAGCGATACCAACTTCTGGAGCAGTCCGATATTCAGCACTTTAATCACACTGGTAGGGCTGGCACTCATCTGGATCCTGATGATGCGTAAGATGAGCGGCGGCATGGGCGGTGGCGCCGGCGGCGGTGGCGGTATTTTCAGTGTCGGTAAATCTAAGGCACAGCTCTTTGAGAAAGGATCCAAAATGGATATCACTTTCAAGGACGTAGCAGGTCTTGATGAGGCTAAAGTGGAAGTCATGGAGATCGTGGACTTCCTCAAGAGCCCAAAAAAATATACCAATCTCGGTGGTAAGATTCCTAAGGGAGCACTTCTGGTAGGACCTCCCGGTACAGGTAAGACATTGCTGGCGAAAGCCATGGCAGGAGAGGCGCAGGTGCCGTTCTTCTCCATGTCCGGTTCTGATTTTGTGGAAATGTTTGTCGGTGTCGGCGCCAGCCGGGTCCGCGACCTTTTTAAACAGGCCAGAGAGAAAGCCCCTTGTATTATCTTTATCGATGAGATCGATGCGATCGGTCGTGCCAGAGGTAAAAATGCCATGATGAGCAATGATGAAAGGGAAAACACCTTAAATCAGCTTCTGGTAGAAATGGACGGTTTTGGCGGTGACAGTGGTATTATCATTCTGGCGGCCACCAACCGCCCGGATGTACTGGACAGCGCTTTACTACGCCCCGGGCGTTTTGACCGGCAGATCTCTATTGATCGTCCTGATGTGAAGGGTCGTGAAGATATCTTCCGTGTCCATCTCAAACCCATTAAAGTTTCCCAAACACTCGATATCCATAAGTTGGCGGAACAGACACCGGGGTTTGCCGGTGCAGATATTGCCAATATTTGTAATGAGGCAGCTCTTATTGCTGCGCGTAAAGGCAAAGAAGCGGTAGATATGAGTGATTTTAATGACGCCATTGACAGGGTGATCGGTGGCCTTGAAAAGAAAAACAAGATCATCGCGCCGCATGAAAAAGAGATCATTGCTTATCACGAGGCCGGTCACGCTATTTGCGGCTGGTTCCTGGAGCATGCATATCCTTTACTTAAGGTGACGATCGTGCCCAGGGGGACAGCTGCATTGGGATATGCTCAATATACGCCTAAAGAGCAATACCTCTATAATACTGATCAGTTACTGGATCAGATCTGCATGACACTGGGCGGTCGTGCCTCAGAACAGATCTTCTTCGGGAAGATTTCGACCGGTGCGTCTAATGACTTGCAACAGGTTACCCGCACCGCCTATTCCATGATTACTGTTTACGGCATGAATGAAAAAGTCGGTAATCTAAGCTATTATGACCCCCAACAGGAGAATCAGTTCACCAAGCCATTCAGTGAGGAAACCGGTAAACTGATTGATGAACAGGCAAGAGAACTGGTAGAGAAAGCTTATAAACGGACCCTGGCGTTGCTTACCGAGCGTAAAAGCGAGGTTGAACGCCTGGCTAAGGCACTCCTGGAAAAAGAAGTGCTCTTTAAAAGTGATGTGGAAGCACTTGTCGGTAAACGTCCGCATGACGACGAGCCGGAAGAGGAAGACCCCCAGCCGGCGGGCCTTAGCGAAGGTGTTCCGCCCTATGACGGTTCAATCAAGCAGATTCCTTCTGCTTCCAGCGATGATCAACAAAATAAAAGCAACATTGCCTGA
- the rsfS gene encoding ribosome silencing factor, translating into MTTKAKKETTGKVTRLAGNAKLIETIIGAIQAKKGENILSLDLRRIPEAVADFFIICEADSTTQVKAIGDFIEKEVKENLGESAFHAEGRGSLNWVLVDYVNVVVHIMLPETRRLYSLEELWCDAPEQKYES; encoded by the coding sequence TTGACGACAAAAGCGAAAAAGGAAACTACGGGAAAAGTAACCAGGCTGGCAGGGAATGCAAAGTTGATCGAGACGATCATCGGCGCGATTCAGGCAAAAAAAGGTGAGAATATACTTTCTCTGGATTTGAGAAGGATCCCGGAAGCAGTAGCTGATTTCTTTATAATATGTGAGGCGGACAGCACTACACAGGTAAAAGCAATCGGGGATTTTATAGAAAAAGAGGTGAAGGAAAATTTAGGCGAATCCGCCTTTCACGCAGAAGGACGCGGTTCGTTGAACTGGGTACTCGTGGATTACGTAAATGTCGTGGTGCATATTATGCTGCCGGAAACCAGGCGACTTTATAGTCTGGAAGAGCTCTGGTGTGATGCGCCGGAGCAGAAATATGAATCCTAG
- a CDS encoding LutC/YkgG family protein, which translates to MKSVTAKEQILNRIKKALSHSTPMPFPEKQSMSRDQVVVSGTEELTVQFAENFSAVQGQFIYCVDEAELVAKLTGLQQHRQWPRIFCRESALIDLLQQHDFRGLEFSPSANAPVAITGCEKLIARTGSIMMSTRQTSGRTTSVYTPIHICIAYTSQLVYDIEEGLTYIQRGQKQMPSLITLATGPSRTADIEKTLVVGIHGPGEVYCFVVEDQL; encoded by the coding sequence ATGAAAAGTGTAACGGCCAAAGAGCAGATATTAAACAGGATCAAAAAAGCCCTTTCTCATAGCACACCCATGCCATTTCCTGAGAAACAGAGTATGTCCAGGGACCAGGTGGTTGTATCAGGTACGGAGGAACTGACCGTACAATTCGCAGAAAACTTTTCCGCCGTACAGGGGCAGTTCATTTACTGTGTCGACGAAGCAGAGCTGGTGGCCAAGTTAACAGGATTACAGCAACACAGGCAGTGGCCCCGGATTTTTTGCAGGGAGTCGGCCCTGATTGATTTATTGCAACAGCATGATTTCCGTGGATTGGAATTTAGCCCTTCTGCGAATGCACCGGTTGCCATTACCGGATGTGAAAAGCTCATTGCCCGTACAGGCAGTATTATGATGAGTACCCGGCAAACCAGTGGCAGAACCACCAGCGTGTATACACCGATCCATATCTGTATCGCCTATACGAGCCAGCTGGTATATGATATTGAAGAAGGGTTAACTTATATCCAGCGGGGACAAAAGCAAATGCCTTCTCTGATCACATTGGCCACCGGCCCCAGCCGGACCGCCGATATCGAAAAGACGCTGGTCGTCGGTATACATGGCCCAGGCGAAGTTTATTGTTTTGTGGTTGAAGATCAGTTGTAA